The genomic window gaatcctaagaacgagtcgtctccagagggccgagtcatctttggatactggcaagtcgactccaggtttggccgagtcgactccagaacgggacagcactttaattcaaatcctgaacagtgggcgagtcatctccagtgaagcatgagtcgactccagcaacagccgagtcgactccagatcgagcgagtcgactccgatcccaacgaacacattgtcaggagttgcagattgtgtagaacggccacaaattggtgtctaacggctagttttcaaagtggactgcttaaatagccagagtgaacagtagtagacgtCAAGGGAGATATTTcattcaaagaaaaagtgatttctacctaccaaaggctctcaagagagtaaatacaagagaaagaaggaagaagcgcattgaactccatcctacaaactctttccttcgcattcaaggctctccttctgacatcaagtctttagcgcattcaaagaggagactctgaattcgagaagccccttcttccacttccaaaatctgtttgagggcttctaactccactcttttcatattgtttaatatttgcttattaagaagctttccgtgtaactttcccaaactattttcttacttgattcaatcaggggattgaatcaagggttgtaaggtttgttggtgagccgagggtaaaaccaacggtgtaagggttcgattgtgatcccgagaaaacaatcaggTGGTTCTAGTccgtgagcctgtgaaaaccaaccgagttcattgtgatctcgtaaaacaacaagttgggttgtgagcttgtaaaacaaccggctgtaatccaagggattatagtgaactcccaagtgaagcttggagagtggacgtagtagcaagggttagctccgaaccactataaaactgcttgtgtttgtgttggttgCTGCTTTGTCTCTTACACTCTCTCTACTCATTCACTGCATTTAATTGCTTAACCTGAATACTTGAAATAGAATTGGTTAACCATTAaacatagtttttaattggtcgaaatttaaatcataacccaattcacccccccctcttgggtcgtcttcttgggcaacaagtggtatcagagcggaaactcttatattaaaagagtaaaagatcaaaatgacaaccccatttggatcttctcttattgaggggcaatccacccatagacctccattcttcaatggaaccgactacacctattggaaggctaggatgaggatatttatccaagcttaagactatgagatttagagcaccatagttaatggaccatacattccttcgatttttgtagatgatattactatacccaaacttgaaaaagattgggatgacgaTGAtaaaaggaaggcacaactaaatgccaaagcaatgaatatgttttattgtgccttagaccgtaatgaattcaatagagtctctacttgcaattctgcaaaagagatatgggacagacttgaagtgacccacgagggcacgaatcaagtcaaggaatctaaaataaacatgctagttcataagtatgaactatttaaaatgaattctaatgaaactatcacttgcatgtttactagatttactaatattgtcaatggtctaaaaagtcttggcaaaagttatgctaacagtgaccttgtcaggaaaattcttgatctttgccaaggtcatgggaagccaaggtaacggcaatccaagaagccaagaacttgaacaagctgccactcgaggagcttcttggatcccttatgacgcatgagctcacgatgaaacaacacagcgaagaagaatcctctcataagaaaaaggtaatagcctcaatctacttcttctaacaaagatccatcttgcagtagcagcagcgaagaagaagacaatgagggagatgatgaagaggctcttctcgtgagaAAGTtccgaagattcatcaaccggaagaagtccattcatcagaagagaggttcctcaagttcctacaacaaggataaagataaggaaAGGGAGAGTGAGGGAATTGGATGCTATGATTGTAAGAAGCCGagatatttcagagtcgactgtcccttgctgaagaaaggCAGcagatacaagaaaaagaaagctcttgtctccactttgacggactccgattcatcatcatcatcatcggatgaggaacaagaggaaaaagccaacttctgttttatagcaaatgaaaatgaagtaacatctgaaacgcatttagattttacctttgatgaattgtatgatgcttttaatgaactaatggatgaatataagacaataaatcttaagaataaagaactaaagctaactaatcaatctcacttccataagtacgataaattaattaaggacaagaattttatcattaaagaaaatttagaacttaaaacaagcaaccaaatgttaattcaaaaaactaataccttaattaaagataacgaaaaactaactaaggaaatttcagaacttaaaaacggtaaacaaactataaaagataatctcacaaaagacttaaacatactaaaaacagaaaaacagaagctaacaaaagaacttgaaaaatacaaacctattgtagaaaagtttacatatagttctgaaaaattggaaatgatacttaataatcaacgagctgtgtttaatagagctggtttagggtataaacctaagaataagcaaaagctccttaaaaacttttttgtgaaagtaggggaaagtaaaactaagaatataacctgtttttgctgtggaaaagtaggacataaagctaatgtgtgtgaccataggaaagtagaagctaaaagaaaaattaaaaaggtttggattccaaaaggaaccaacatttctaaccttgaaggacacaagaaaacttgggtacctaaaattgtatgattttcttgtgtaggagtgtcttgcagccaaagtcgacaaaaactattggtatttggatagtggctgctcaagacacatgacaggtgacaaggagcaatttttcaccctagagcctaaaaagggaggtgctgtgacttttggagatgatAATCAAAGTCACATCGTTggcataggtaaagtacaaatcacctcttcaaccttcattgataatgtacgatttgtagatggtcttaagcataacttacttagcgttagtcaattatgtgatagaggttttgatgttctgttcaagccatctctatgcatcataaccaactcaattgacaatagcttggtattcaaaggaataagacgtggcaacgtttatgtagtagatcttgaagatctagccaataatagccgttgcctagtagctagtgattctaaaatcaatgatgtaagttggttatggcaccgtaaattaggccatgcaagtatggacacaatatcaaaattagttaaaagagattttgTGATTGggttgccaaaattaaaatttgagaaaaataaaatttgttaagcatgtcaatatggcaaacaatctagaagctctttcaaatccataaattgtgtttttactactagacccctagaattacttcacatggatctttttggaccaactagaaccacaagccttggtggaaataagtatggtcttgtcattgtagatgatttttctagatacacacaCTACAGGAAACTGGGCCTTTTCCGACGCTTTGTTCCCGACGCTAGGATGAAGCGTCGGGAAAAATTCCACCGCTCatacatttgccgacgctttcattTAGCGTCGGCAATTCTTAGGAATagacgacgcttattagcgtcgtcgtATTTTCCGGCCTAATacgacacttataagcgtcgccgACGCCCTCTTAAAACCCAGCGGCCGAACCCGACCCCCATACTTGCCCTAGCTTCTCCCGAGCCCCCcattctcctctccggcgctgccctaTAGCCTTCGTCTTCCTCGTCTCCGGCGCTGCCTTAGCccccatcttcctcctctctggCGCGGACCGTCCGACTTctacctccctcctctccggtgtcGACTGACCGACCCCAAGGtagttttctcctcctccctcctctcatttcgtctcgcttgttctcctccttctcctcctcctgttGTTCGGGTGTTCGTGGATTTTTCTCCTTCTTTAATTTGTTCGAGGTAGTCCCGATCGATCCAGGCCCGCCTCCGCCCCGCCTCCGCCCGAGGTATTTTCTAAAACTAGTCTGTCATATTTCTATTGCAATTTAAGGTTCTATAGCACTTCATGTGTCCCTTCTCTCTGATTACATCTTCGCCCGAGGTAGTCAAATGATACTGACTTTATTATATGGTATTACTGGTGGATGCTTCAATTTGCCTTTAGTTATGAGCACCATATTGATGTATCTGCATGCGTAATTTTTGCTTATAAACTTTCGATCTCAAGATGGTAAAAATTAATATTGAAATCTACCTCACATTCATGTTTAGCTGACTTTGGCATGTTTATGTGAACATATGATTTGATCTAGTCCATTTGCAGGGTTTCTACTATGATGCATTCTATGATGACTTGACCTTAAATGAGGAGtattttgatcaaattaaatctCGTGCAAGCAAAGCTGCTGCGGTATGATTTTTACCCCAATATTACTCCCAATTTCCATGTTGTGTCCAAAAACTTTTCATGCATTCTGATAGTGCTTGATCTTGTTACTTGTATATAGAGCGATCCCTATTTTCAATGCTTAATAATGGAAAGCTCTCTAGGAAGGGTCTGTGACAATTTTATTTGTCAGTTGTGATATTTCTAGAGGCATTCACATGCATTAGTTGATCATGTTTACATAAATAATCAAGGTAACATTGCACTAATGCATTAGATTATCCTTCGTGATAGCCTATAACTTCATGTTATAGGCTATCACGAAGGTGTAGTGTGAAACTTCGTAAATCATTTAGAAAGTATGTATCTTCACATAGTCTGCATCTTATTTTACGTAAATGATTACATTGAATTTCTGGTGTTTGAGAAGTTTCTCTTCCCCATTGTCCATGATGTTTCTGAAATCTTTATTTCTAACTAAAGTTGATATAGCTTATTGATTTTAAATGGTGCTTGGTTACATGAATACTGTTATGGtttatatatctttattttatgtAAATGATTAAAATTCTCATAACTTTCTTATCTTTTCTAATACTTTATAGTCCGTGAATTCTGAAATATACATGCTTTGAGTGGCTGTTTTGACATCCAAATTTATCAGTGTTGAGTCatcataattttaatttatgtcAATGTATCAGCAGGGACACGATGCAGTAAATCCTAGACCAGCAGGTATAATAATTGATCATTGTGAACCTTTAGCTAATAGCCCTAGTGACTAGTGAGCCCTTGACCGATAGTTTCAATAGTTAGTTTCAGCAAACCTCTGACTAACGGGTACAATAATTGGTTACTGACCAGTTGCTACAGAAATGATCGAGATAAGCGTTTCAAAGTTCTCTGGTTTCTGTTTGCAGCTAAGAGAAAGGCTGAGGCAGCGAGGATCAGGCAGAAGTATTCAGATAGGGTTCCGGTGAATATTATTGATTTTCCTGAGTTTTTTTCCCGTAATTTCTTTGTTTAATTTGCGATGCTTGTATTTCTGGTTTGGTTCCATCAGCAAGTTTATGTTAATCGAAAGGACCTGAAATTTTGTTATCTGTTATCCTGGAGAAATGTTTTTTGTTGAATAGAATTGATTTATCTTCTAGTTCATAAGGTTGGAACCTGAAAGATTGTGGGTTTTTGCTTTAGAATTGATTTCCATCAGCTCATTTAATGGGGCATTTGTACTTGTACCCTTACTAAGTTGCTAAGCCTTTGTTCTGTATGAGCTGGAAAAATAATCACAGTTCCCAATGACTTATAGCTGGATGGTCCATATAAAGTTTTGTTCCTGCTTTTTGCTTTCCCTTTGAGTGTCGGTCTACCTTCGCTATATGGATTGTTTGGTTTCCTAGTTTATTGttaattatttcttttcttcctgtatttttcttattattcgACAACATAGTAGATTTTATGTATACAATGCTAATGCTTTTATATAAGTGGCACTGCTTATGCATTGGGTGAATTGAGAAATATGACCCTACGGTGAATAATGGGAACTGTAACAGTTCTAGGTCAACTTGGGAGCTTGGATCATTTTTTTCTCCGCGTTTTAAAATTTATACTTTCACCTGGCATGATGGTACCCACAAAGGTATCATATGTGATTTTACTAGCCGCTTGTTTTGCTAGTTACCTTTTATATGCGAAGCAATTCAGTTTCTTATTCATGATTGCTGACCACAAATTTGGATGTATTAAGCAACAATCCTTTATGCAGGTCAGCCTTTTGCATATTCCACATAATTAAGCAACTGCAGAGCTCTTAATGCTAAGTGCTTGCAGAGCTCTTTGTTGAATTTAGAGGATCTTCTTGTGCAGCTATGAAGTGACAATTTTAGTACTCTTAATGCTGTAGTTTGTACTAGATTATGCTCCAGTGGggtcatatatatttttttttgttgtatttttttattccacctttttttttaaagatggtTGTCTTTTTTACTTTGGGGTCAGGGGCTTGTAGACAATAACCTCGGTGGTCTAGGGGTTGATAGTTGTTTATATGCAAGAACTGTAACATAGATGCGATTGCCTTTTGCTCCTGTTCCTTTAAAGGAATTTTGACTTTAAGCTAGCTTTTTGTTGAGCTGATTATCAGGAGCCTGTCACCCAACTAAAGATTACAGAATCAAGGAATAAATTTCATTAGATGGAAACTGATGAAAAAGAACCTAAATATAGgtagtttttttttgttatttgataCCCCATTTTAATTGCTTGAGGATCCTCCTTTAAATTACTTGCAGGCTCCTAACTTTTTTTATGAGGCTTGAACTACCTCCATGCAGGGATTTTAGGTGATCTCTTTTTGAATCTCAGCTCGATAAGTGGCCTGTTTTAAAAGATGACCGTAAGTGACAGATGGGAGGCCAACGGGCCATGTAGCATAGTATGTGCTGCCCACTTGCATTTACAtatatccttcatcttgaatacaGATATCGTTTCTGTATGCTCTCCAACTGtggtgtcaattaattgagcttGGTGGTCTCTTTCAGagcaaaaagaacatctataATGTAGCATGTCGTATCCAATTTGAGTCATTCTTTTCAAGTCTAACAACCAAAAGTTGATGTCATTCTTTTCAAGTCTTACAACCATGCAGTAATATGTTTATGACCATGAAAGCATTAAAATTTCTAGCAAGATGATGATGCCTCCATGGCAATGGAactttatttagtataaatttatcatttaaccaaatattgattcttttttgtgcataccaggtaacaatatgccccgagggagacgatttagagatgtggagttccagcattctcaggtgggatctacttctgatcagTCCCTACAGTCCCAGCAGCTATGTGAGCAtcagcagcacgagtcaggatctcagcgcgagcctcctgctgattgcccggaggatgagctccggatccaggataattcgatttaaagtttATATTTTacgttcatatttgtcttcaactttttaagacatattttatttaattttaatagatggacaagggacggtgaggacgagacggggacccactcaagcaaaggatgtgtggaagcttcctccgggtgagaagatcatcatccgatgcaacgaattggggcagcccatcaatagagctggaagtctactatcaagctttttaggatcggttgcacgcaagggtcagctgtgtccactcaactatacgaagtggaatgacatgcttccttcgtataaggttgagcttcttagacttatacaggtaatgaatttattttattctttttaattcgacacctcctgtatattaatttgcttagtatcataattttattttagatgtttaatattattataacattctgaatcttgttgtagggtaagtttgtactccctccagagagccatgattgggtgctaaagtccctcaatcgcaaatggaaagaatataaagcaaaattgaagacggacttcaagcgcgaaggtatgacagaggaggaggttgctcgtgtgactcctcctgatgtatactctcagcagtggagggagcttgttcattactggttttctgaaagaggacaggtcacgtattatgtttcaatatcttctattatctttattattaatatagattgcaaatatatacattgaatcatattatacggtgtgcttttattttggcagacatattctaatattggtagagctgcacgagcatctcaagcagttcctcatacttcaggctcgaagagttatgcgagacgtagaaatgaattcgtaagttcttttgaaactatttgaaactctactaacatatagcacgtatcatgatatatagtttgcccatatactttccgtatgtgtagatagtagagcatggaagggagcctggtgaggtagagttttataagatgacccacactcaccgagatggcagctttgtccgggacgagtcgagagatatagttgtatgtattatgtattcattttttattttatcataattttttaattaattttacttcttttaaattattaatgtgactgtttgttttcttgagagagatataggaaagagctacaaatcttatttcagagcgcatcggggagtcatcatcatccgatgaggccagtcgcgtcgaggcttaggtctatgccgaattgatgagcccagaacgttatggtcacgtgaggggttacggtatcggagttacccccactcagctatctgcagtgagccgatatacccaagatgccagacaaggtactagcactgcagaggtttgtagtttgaagacagagatggcacagataaagcagtcatatgagacaaggatagaggagatgaggcagagtcatatgactgatatggcggagttgaagcaaagccaagagttgaagatataATCTTTGCAGGaccagcttgaccatatttcatcctttttgcagagatttgctcctccggtacataactaaatctatttgaatattttatgtaattataatgtattcttgtatgagcgtgatgactttcgtatttttagtttctaaaatatttttttttcttgtaggttgatgatacttcatctactcgtagagatgatgatgccgacccttgatacatattgtagattgtgtacttaggaatttgacttgtatgtttttaaaattttggagaTTCCTTTGATTAATCTTGTATGATGATCATGAGATCTTTTTTGAGCAACATGATAAGTAGAATCTATCAAAACCTATGTGCCTTCTTCCGCTTCCCTTCATTGTTAGAATGGAATGCAACATCCATTCATTTGCTTTTCTAATTAATTGCTGTGAGTtcattttgaatcatattttattctaTGAGCAGGTCACTTGACAGCTAGGAGTGATGTCTACAGCTTCGGGGTTGTCCTTCTTGAGCTCTTAACAGGACGCCGGTCTGTGGACAAGACTCGCCCGAGCAAGGAGCAGAGCTTGGTTGACTGGGCTCGCCCCAAGCTTAATGACAAtattgtagagatgatgatgccgacccttgatacatattgtagattgtgtacttaggaatttgacttgtatgtttttagaatgtttttgaagtacaatgtaatcaaatatgataatatgaatgtaatcaaagttcttgtttgtgactcgtattttgttatatatgtgattcagtgtatttgtttctattgttttgtaagaatttaatgtacacagagtatttaaaaattattgtcTTCACCTCCGATGTGCTATGAACTGATGTTTATgtacaatccttgatgcaatttTGTGCTTCTACTGTTCTACTTCATGGCAGAAGTTTGAATGCTTGCTTGTTTGAGATTAACCATATCAGACTACCATTGGACCACGTAGACTTGCTTAATTTAGATATATGATTGTTTCCCTTCTTCGAATTATTATTAACTATAATTgtgtttcatatttttttatgcatgttAGGATGGTTGATCATTCTCGTTCTTCATCACCAGGAAAATGTGCAAATCGATTGCTTTCGACATCTGGCTTGCCACTGCTAACAAGACAGATGAAGGTACTTAGCTTCTAAGGATACAACTTACTGGAAGCATTCTGATACTACAAACTATTAGGGTTAAACAGGCGTTCAAACTGAATAAACAAATATTTCTGATTCAACTTAATTTTGGTGTTTGTAGAGACTGGAACTGAGTGCTGTCTGGGCACTTCTTGCAGCATTTAAAGATCCACTTTCAATTCCTCATAATGGAGCTTTTACAGACTTTGAAGGAGCTTTTGTAAAGGGTGTTGATTCTCTTTCATGGATGGCCAACAACACCAGCAAACTTTTTCCTTTACACAGTGACATGCCTCAGTGTTGGACTTTTTTAATGTTATAGGTGTTTTCTAATGGAAATTTTCATGTTCACAGCAGAAAAAGTAAAGGAGGACTTGCTTAACGATGTAGAATTTGCTCTTGGACTGTCTAAGGGATCACTTCAGTGTCCATTTTATACACGAGTCCAATTATGGTCTGCTTCATTCTTTTCTCACAGTTGTTCATGGAATCTTTATATAAGATTGCTAAGGATTTATTGATATTCTATGCTTGGTTCTCTTAGGGGTGCTGCTCTTCCAACCAACACTCCAGGGATTCCTTGTATCTTCGATCCACATGGGCGGGCAGGAATTTGTGGTGACTGGCTACTTGGGTCTAGTGTGGAAGTTGCAGCTATTAGTGGATTGTCTCTTGCAAATCATGTAAGTGACATTTCTTTTTATTCTACAATGGTTCAAAATGCATAGTTTATGTGGATTGGATCATTAAAAAGCTGCTGTACTTAATTTAGGTAATGCTTCTACCGGAATCCAAGTTGGGTCATTTAATTCAATGGCTTTTTAATAAAAATGGtgtgatattattatatttcaTTTATCTAGAATAAGACATCATCTGATGATTTGATATGCAGTTGAGAAAGGCATGTTCATAATTTAATGATTATTACATCTAGAGTACTGATCTTACCTGTGTTAAAATCTTCAGTTGTGGGAAGACCATATTtcatttctttgtttatttaaaAGATAAATAGATTTATTTCCAAAAGAAAGGATAAACAGATTTAGAAGTTTTTCTTGTCAgtgatgaagaaaagaaaaggtgaaAAACTACTCCAACATG from Phoenix dactylifera cultivar Barhee BC4 unplaced genomic scaffold, palm_55x_up_171113_PBpolish2nd_filt_p 000708F, whole genome shotgun sequence includes these protein-coding regions:
- the LOC103703543 gene encoding uncharacterized protein LOC103703543 gives rise to the protein MEIFMFTAEKVKEDLLNDVEFALGLSKGSLQCPFYTRVQLWGAALPTNTPGIPCIFDPHGRAGICGDWLLGSSVEVAAISGLSLANHIADYFQGGGAQPDDFAVGLHNEFHAVAGHDIGQFPGLNSEKQVLEPQTWTV